From the genome of Niabella agricola, one region includes:
- the aqpZ gene encoding aquaporin Z encodes MKVTAVSKFFAELIGTMVLVLMGCGSAVIAGADGTTGVGLLGIAFAFGLSVVAMAYAIGHISGCHINPAISIAMVAAGRMKAGEAAYYILAQIIGAIIGAAILWAIASGKAEYMGGLGQNGYGDFSPQKYNLQSGLIAEVIFTFIFLLVILGSTSTKNINGGFAGLSIGLSLVLIHIVGIPITGVSVNPARSIGPALLKGGEALSQVWLFIVAPIAGAVLAAIVWSLLLERPEQKAA; translated from the coding sequence ATGAAAGTAACTGCTGTATCAAAGTTCTTTGCAGAACTGATCGGAACCATGGTATTGGTGCTTATGGGATGCGGAAGCGCTGTTATTGCGGGCGCAGACGGTACAACCGGCGTTGGCCTGCTGGGCATTGCCTTTGCCTTTGGATTAAGCGTAGTGGCAATGGCCTATGCAATTGGTCATATATCCGGTTGCCATATTAATCCTGCCATCTCTATTGCCATGGTGGCAGCAGGACGTATGAAGGCGGGTGAAGCAGCCTATTATATTTTGGCCCAGATTATCGGTGCTATTATCGGCGCGGCCATTTTATGGGCGATCGCAAGCGGAAAAGCGGAGTATATGGGTGGATTGGGGCAAAACGGGTACGGTGATTTTTCCCCGCAAAAATACAATCTTCAAAGCGGCCTGATCGCGGAGGTCATCTTTACATTTATTTTTCTGCTGGTGATCCTTGGATCCACTTCAACCAAAAATATCAACGGAGGCTTTGCAGGTCTTAGTATTGGGCTTAGCCTGGTGCTGATTCATATTGTGGGTATCCCCATCACCGGCGTTTCTGTGAATCCGGCACGTAGTATTGGTCCGGCCCTGCTCAAAGGCGGGGAGGCGCTAAGCCAGGTGTGGTTGTTTATCGTGGCGCCCATTGCAGGTGCCGTACTGGCGGCCATTGTATGGAGTTTGCTGTTGGAGCGACCCGAGCAGAAAGCCGCCTGA
- a CDS encoding tetratricopeptide repeat protein — protein MRWTHHKKTFLVLSSILLFFLGSLIIVRCSQPEKKSGEKQTVNDYMGDAACISCHKSEHDQWQLSDHFKAMQPANDSTVLGNFNNASYSADGVTSTFFKKDGKFFINTEGPDGKNHDYQIKYTFGYYPLQQYLVEFDRGRMQATRQSWNSKDKKWFHQYAGQKLAANDWLHWTGNGQNWNTMCAECHSTNLKKNYNSETDSYNTTYSVLTVSCEACHGPAKQHIDYINGDDYKHGTKQAGSYLRAPKNSSQLAQIQTCFPCHARKGNISADLKNSSEILDDYIPEIPSTEFFHADGQADDEDYTYASFLQSKMYKHGVKCSNCHNPHTGKLLIAGNGACLQCHDKKYDAPTHTFHPVNTAGSECKNCHMPGKFYMGNDWRHDHTFRVPRPDLSVQYGTPNACNNCHTNQPAAWAAAAVNKWYGPTRAYHFAEDLIPGSKMDAGSQAHLIKLIQDTATPPIIQATAVHYLSGVQDGNNPVAGVLRELHNTDAQVRYRAVTGLNNFAPALWRDAVQEMLTDKVRAVRIAAANLVLGANDADLIAGLGAGYTNALAELNDHVLYQTDFASGNIMAADYYLKLKNYDKAESFYLKGLQKDNQMNYARLNLSTVYNIKGNNQAALKSLEEAARIDPKNDRIYFNLALLYNELNQPDNVEKSLKKAIELKTQNPRVYYNYAILLQQQQQYKQAEQQYLKGLQLAPSDADINYALCVLHLQQNNLEAAKSYAATLKKYYPGDQRFFQLWQQLGML, from the coding sequence ATGAGGTGGACGCATCACAAAAAAACCTTTCTTGTGCTTTCTTCGATCCTGCTCTTTTTTTTGGGCAGCCTGATCATCGTGCGCTGCTCGCAGCCGGAAAAAAAAAGCGGGGAAAAGCAAACAGTCAACGATTATATGGGGGATGCGGCTTGTATCAGCTGTCATAAAAGCGAACATGACCAGTGGCAGCTTTCGGATCACTTTAAAGCCATGCAGCCCGCCAATGATTCTACCGTATTGGGCAACTTTAACAACGCTTCCTATTCCGCCGATGGTGTCACCTCCACATTCTTTAAGAAAGACGGTAAATTTTTTATTAATACGGAGGGCCCGGACGGTAAGAATCATGATTACCAGATCAAATACACGTTTGGATACTATCCCCTCCAGCAATACCTGGTTGAATTTGACCGGGGCCGCATGCAGGCTACCCGGCAATCCTGGAACAGCAAGGACAAGAAATGGTTTCACCAGTATGCCGGGCAGAAGCTTGCCGCTAACGACTGGCTGCACTGGACGGGTAACGGGCAAAACTGGAATACCATGTGTGCCGAATGCCATAGCACCAATCTAAAAAAGAATTACAACTCCGAAACCGATAGCTACAACACCACCTACAGTGTGCTCACCGTAAGTTGCGAAGCTTGTCACGGACCAGCCAAACAGCATATTGACTATATAAACGGTGATGACTACAAACACGGAACCAAACAGGCAGGTTCGTACCTGCGGGCACCTAAGAACAGCAGCCAGCTGGCGCAGATCCAGACCTGTTTCCCCTGTCATGCCCGTAAAGGAAATATCAGCGCCGACCTGAAAAACAGCAGCGAGATCCTGGATGATTATATTCCGGAAATCCCCTCCACTGAATTCTTTCATGCAGACGGGCAGGCAGATGATGAAGATTATACCTATGCTTCTTTCCTGCAAAGCAAGATGTACAAACATGGGGTAAAATGCAGCAATTGTCACAACCCGCATACCGGTAAATTGCTGATTGCCGGCAATGGGGCCTGCCTTCAATGCCACGACAAGAAATACGATGCGCCTACACATACCTTTCATCCAGTAAACACTGCCGGCTCCGAATGTAAGAACTGCCATATGCCGGGCAAGTTTTATATGGGTAACGATTGGAGGCACGATCATACATTCCGCGTACCACGACCAGATCTTTCGGTTCAATACGGCACGCCCAATGCCTGCAATAACTGTCATACCAATCAACCTGCCGCATGGGCGGCCGCCGCAGTTAATAAATGGTATGGCCCCACACGCGCCTATCATTTTGCAGAAGACCTGATCCCCGGAAGTAAAATGGATGCGGGCAGTCAGGCACACCTTATCAAACTGATACAGGACACCGCCACCCCGCCGATCATCCAGGCCACTGCGGTACACTATTTATCGGGCGTTCAGGATGGAAACAACCCGGTTGCCGGTGTGCTGCGGGAACTGCATAATACAGACGCCCAGGTGCGCTACCGGGCGGTTACCGGTTTAAATAATTTTGCCCCGGCTCTTTGGCGGGATGCCGTCCAGGAAATGCTTACTGATAAAGTACGGGCGGTACGTATTGCTGCAGCCAACCTCGTACTGGGCGCCAATGATGCCGATCTGATCGCCGGCCTGGGAGCTGGTTATACCAACGCGTTGGCCGAGCTCAACGACCATGTGCTTTATCAAACAGATTTCGCCTCCGGAAATATCATGGCGGCAGATTACTATTTAAAACTGAAGAACTATGATAAAGCCGAATCTTTTTATCTGAAAGGATTGCAGAAAGATAACCAGATGAACTACGCCCGGCTGAATCTTTCGACGGTGTATAATATTAAAGGGAATAACCAGGCGGCATTAAAAAGCCTGGAAGAAGCTGCCCGTATTGATCCTAAAAACGACCGTATTTACTTTAATCTCGCCCTGCTCTATAACGAGCTAAACCAACCCGATAACGTTGAGAAAAGTTTAAAGAAGGCTATTGAGCTGAAAACGCAGAACCCAAGGGTTTATTATAACTATGCCATTTTACTGCAGCAACAGCAACAATATAAACAAGCAGAGCAACAGTACCTGAAAGGGCTGCAACTGGCACCTTCCGATGCGGATATTAATTATGCACTTTGCGTGCTGCACCTGCAACAGAATAATCTGGAAGCCGCTAAATCTTATGCAGCAACCCTTAAAAAATATTATCCGGGGGATCAGCGCTTTTTTCAACTCTGGCAGCAACTGGGGATGTTATAA
- a CDS encoding vWA domain-containing protein encodes MIYDWLQNIKFIWPENFIFLALIPFLIAQYIKNGKRGKGAILTSGLQAKIPGTFKTRFRHLPFILRLIGIGCLVTALARPQHQQELTRSEGEGIDIMLVMDVSGSMLTQDIKPRRFTVAKEVAIEFVKSRPTDRIGLVIFSGEAFTKVPLTPDKATLLDQLMRLKVMDDGYLEPGTLIGEGLATAVNRISKGGSKTKVVILLTDGKEDAPPTRIIDPEMALEIAKANKVRVYCIGLGVSEFTEEQMASGVRNFLDEDLLKKIAGQTGGQYYHAVDKTSLQAIYNQIDKLEKAKVEIIRYKQTEEMFLPLVLAALALLLIEVLLRYTWFKRFP; translated from the coding sequence ATGATTTACGACTGGTTACAAAATATCAAATTTATCTGGCCGGAGAATTTTATTTTCCTGGCGCTGATCCCGTTCCTCATTGCGCAATATATTAAGAATGGGAAGCGGGGAAAAGGCGCAATTCTTACTTCCGGGCTTCAGGCCAAAATACCCGGCACCTTTAAAACGCGGTTCCGTCACCTGCCTTTTATATTGCGGTTGATCGGAATCGGTTGCCTGGTAACGGCCCTGGCACGGCCTCAGCATCAGCAGGAGCTTACCCGCAGCGAAGGTGAAGGCATTGATATCATGCTGGTAATGGACGTAAGCGGCAGCATGCTTACGCAGGATATTAAGCCCCGGCGGTTTACGGTTGCTAAAGAAGTGGCCATCGAATTTGTAAAGAGCCGGCCAACGGATCGTATCGGCCTGGTTATTTTTTCAGGAGAGGCCTTTACGAAAGTACCGCTGACGCCAGATAAAGCGACTCTGCTGGATCAGCTGATGCGGTTGAAAGTGATGGATGACGGGTACCTCGAACCAGGTACCCTGATCGGAGAGGGACTGGCTACCGCTGTAAACAGGATTAGTAAGGGGGGCAGTAAAACAAAGGTGGTCATTTTACTAACGGATGGTAAGGAGGATGCGCCGCCCACCCGTATCATCGACCCGGAGATGGCGCTGGAAATTGCCAAGGCGAATAAGGTAAGAGTGTACTGCATCGGCCTGGGAGTAAGCGAATTTACCGAAGAACAAATGGCTTCCGGTGTGCGGAATTTCCTGGATGAAGACCTGTTAAAAAAGATCGCCGGTCAAACCGGTGGACAATACTATCATGCGGTTGATAAAACTTCTCTGCAGGCGATCTACAACCAGATCGACAAACTGGAAAAGGCAAAAGTGGAGATCATCCGGTATAAACAAACAGAGGAAATGTTCCTGCCGCTGGTGCTGGCAGCGCTGGCCCTTTTATTAATCGAAGTGCTGCTCCGGTATACCTGGTTTAAACGCTTTCCATAA
- a CDS encoding sensor protein KdpD encodes MDAAADFLKLIQKNKRGRFKIYIGMSAGVGKTYRMLQEAHVLLRNGIDVRIGYIETHHREETHALLEGLPEIPRRRLFYKGKELEEMDTDTIISLRPEVVLVDELAHTNIEGSRNNKRWQDVQEILDAGINVISAVNIQHIESLHEDVLAITGVNVAERIPDSIIKEADEVVNIDLPSDELITRLKEGKIYKNDKIQSALNNFFKHDHILQLRELALKEVASAVERKVEAEVVKLPLQQERFMACISSNEKTSKTVIRKTARLANYYHSKWYVLYVETPAESADKIRLDKQRYLIHNFQLATELGAEIIKVKADRIAAAIVEQAEERKITTICIGKPHLSLMQVIAATNIFSNLLKKLSDSQIDLVILS; translated from the coding sequence ATGGATGCAGCAGCCGATTTCTTAAAACTCATTCAGAAAAATAAACGTGGCCGGTTTAAAATCTACATTGGCATGAGCGCCGGCGTGGGAAAAACATACCGGATGCTACAGGAGGCTCATGTATTGCTACGCAACGGCATCGATGTACGCATCGGATATATTGAAACCCACCACCGCGAGGAAACCCATGCCCTGCTGGAAGGTTTGCCTGAAATTCCGCGACGGCGGCTTTTTTATAAGGGTAAGGAACTGGAAGAGATGGACACCGACACCATCATCAGCCTGCGGCCGGAAGTGGTTTTGGTAGATGAGCTGGCCCACACCAATATCGAAGGCAGTCGCAATAATAAACGCTGGCAAGACGTTCAGGAGATCCTCGACGCGGGGATCAACGTAATTTCAGCCGTAAACATTCAACATATTGAAAGCCTGCACGAAGATGTCCTAGCCATTACCGGCGTGAATGTAGCCGAGCGGATTCCGGACAGCATCATTAAGGAAGCCGACGAAGTAGTGAATATCGACCTGCCATCTGACGAACTGATCACCCGTCTGAAAGAAGGCAAGATCTATAAAAACGACAAGATCCAGTCGGCGCTTAACAATTTTTTTAAACACGATCACATCCTGCAATTGCGTGAACTGGCTTTAAAAGAAGTAGCGTCCGCTGTAGAGCGAAAGGTGGAGGCCGAGGTGGTAAAGCTTCCATTGCAGCAGGAACGTTTTATGGCCTGCATCAGCAGCAACGAAAAAACGTCAAAAACCGTAATCCGGAAAACAGCTCGCCTGGCGAACTATTACCACAGCAAATGGTATGTGTTGTATGTGGAAACGCCGGCGGAAAGTGCAGACAAGATCCGGTTAGACAAGCAGCGCTACCTCATTCACAATTTTCAGCTGGCAACAGAGCTGGGTGCAGAGATCATTAAAGTAAAGGCAGACCGGATCGCAGCTGCAATTGTGGAGCAGGCAGAAGAACGGAAAATCACCACCATTTGTATCGGCAAACCCCATTTGAGTTTAATGCAGGTGATTGCAGCCACCAATATTTTCAGCAATCTCTTAAAAAAACTAAGCGATAGCCAGATCGACCTGGTGATCCTAAGTTAA
- a CDS encoding sensor histidine kinase, translated as MRIQTKLVLGLGALFALVAFLAILSGIYINRLSADTKNILVANYNSVSYSREMLLALDEGIQSPRIQQKFEAQLKRQKENITEPNELEATERVNTDFQQIKKTPGDTLLIYQIRKDLADIMLLNMQAIQRKSTIAGKTADKAIVWIAVSGTLCFIIAFTLLLNLPAAISNPIKTLTSSIRSITSKNYSQRIYYNKPDEFGDMAKAFNTMAQKLEEYNNSNLARLMNEKQRIETLINNIHEPVIGLDENKSVIFINEEAARITNTRPAEVLGKPVQDLAVSNDLIRMLIRDFFEPVAAQEPLKIYADNKESYFDKAIIPISIIPTGETEAQHLGDVIFLKNITPFKELDYAKTNFIATVSHELKTPISSIKMSAQLLENDRIGNLNAEQKELVGSIQEDAARLLKITSELLNVTQLESGKLQLQPVLCHPEALIQKAVQINETAAASRNIQLQVQIPTALPLLNVDADKTAWIFSNLISNAIRYSHENSPVTIVVAAGREHVLFTVKDQGQGIAPFYLDKIFDRYFRIPGSKKEGTGLGLSISKELIEAQGGSIAVHSEFGAGTEFVVTLPVADNN; from the coding sequence ATGCGTATTCAAACAAAACTGGTGCTGGGATTGGGTGCGCTCTTTGCGTTGGTCGCCTTCCTGGCCATCCTTTCGGGCATTTACATTAACCGGCTTTCGGCAGATACCAAGAACATCCTGGTGGCCAATTACAACTCGGTATCTTATTCCCGGGAGATGTTGCTGGCGCTGGATGAAGGAATCCAATCACCCCGTATACAGCAAAAATTTGAAGCCCAGTTAAAACGTCAGAAAGAGAATATTACCGAGCCCAATGAGCTGGAAGCTACGGAGCGGGTAAATACCGATTTCCAGCAGATCAAAAAGACCCCCGGGGATACCTTGCTAATCTATCAGATCCGGAAAGACCTTGCAGATATTATGCTGCTAAATATGCAGGCGATTCAGCGGAAAAGTACTATTGCAGGAAAAACCGCCGACAAGGCCATTGTGTGGATTGCCGTAAGCGGAACCCTTTGTTTTATCATCGCCTTTACCCTGCTGCTCAATCTGCCGGCCGCCATCTCTAACCCGATCAAAACCCTCACATCCAGTATCCGCAGCATTACTTCCAAAAATTATTCCCAACGGATCTACTACAACAAGCCGGATGAATTTGGCGATATGGCAAAGGCTTTCAATACCATGGCGCAAAAGCTCGAAGAATATAACAACAGTAATCTAGCGCGACTGATGAATGAAAAGCAGCGCATCGAAACGCTGATTAATAATATACACGAACCGGTGATCGGACTGGACGAAAACAAAAGCGTCATTTTTATAAATGAAGAAGCCGCCCGCATCACCAATACACGGCCCGCGGAAGTGCTCGGGAAACCGGTACAGGACCTGGCAGTGAGCAACGACCTGATCCGGATGCTGATCCGCGATTTTTTTGAACCGGTTGCTGCACAGGAACCATTAAAAATATACGCGGATAATAAAGAAAGTTATTTCGACAAGGCGATTATCCCGATCAGCATTATTCCAACCGGTGAAACCGAAGCGCAGCATCTGGGTGATGTGATCTTTTTAAAAAACATTACGCCTTTCAAAGAACTGGATTATGCAAAAACCAATTTTATTGCTACGGTTTCTCACGAGCTTAAAACCCCCATCTCTTCTATAAAAATGAGCGCCCAGCTGCTCGAAAACGACCGTATCGGAAATTTAAACGCGGAGCAAAAAGAACTGGTCGGAAGCATACAGGAGGACGCGGCCCGCCTGCTGAAAATAACCAGTGAATTACTGAACGTAACCCAACTGGAAAGTGGTAAACTCCAGCTACAGCCGGTATTGTGCCATCCGGAAGCACTGATCCAAAAAGCGGTACAGATCAACGAAACGGCAGCGGCCTCCAGGAATATCCAGTTACAGGTACAGATACCAACAGCGCTTCCACTTTTAAATGTAGATGCCGATAAAACCGCCTGGATCTTCAGCAACCTGATCTCCAACGCCATCCGCTACAGCCATGAGAACAGCCCGGTTACCATAGTGGTTGCTGCCGGCAGGGAGCACGTACTTTTTACGGTGAAGGATCAGGGGCAGGGCATTGCGCCCTTTTATCTCGACAAGATATTCGACCGCTATTTCCGGATCCCCGGCTCTAAAAAAGAAGGCACGGGCCTCGGCCTCTCCATCAGCAAAGAACTGATCGAAGCACAGGGCGGATCCATTGCCGTACACAGTGAATTTGGAGCGGGAACAGAATTTGTGGTAACCCTCCCGGTGGCCGACAACAATTAG
- the nfi gene encoding deoxyribonuclease V (cleaves DNA at apurinic or apyrimidinic sites) has protein sequence MITPEFYDTLTPSEAVALQKQLREQIDLKPLTAPVRFIGGADISFNKFETTVYAGIVVLKYPEMVVQAHASVTCTVQFPYISGLLAFREVPALLKVWEALALKPDILVLDGHGMAHPRRLGIATHFGLVMNHPTIGCAKTRLTGVYQEPGNHRFDQSPLWDKEERIGTVLRTKPNCNPVFVSPGNKVSMAQSLEIITQCCGKYRIPEPTRLAHMLVNQERLKGSK, from the coding sequence ATGATCACACCCGAGTTTTACGACACCCTCACCCCCTCTGAGGCTGTTGCCCTGCAAAAGCAATTACGTGAACAAATAGACCTCAAACCGCTTACCGCACCGGTCCGGTTTATCGGCGGAGCAGATATATCGTTCAACAAATTTGAAACGACCGTATATGCAGGTATCGTAGTACTAAAGTATCCCGAAATGGTAGTACAGGCACATGCCTCCGTTACGTGTACGGTTCAATTTCCTTATATCTCCGGACTGCTGGCATTCCGGGAGGTACCCGCATTATTAAAAGTGTGGGAAGCATTGGCCCTGAAACCCGATATCCTGGTACTGGACGGACATGGTATGGCACATCCCCGGCGGCTGGGCATCGCCACTCATTTTGGGCTTGTAATGAACCACCCGACCATCGGTTGTGCCAAAACCCGTCTTACAGGTGTATACCAGGAGCCGGGAAATCATCGTTTTGACCAGTCTCCATTATGGGATAAAGAGGAGCGGATTGGCACTGTTTTACGCACCAAACCCAATTGCAACCCGGTATTTGTATCGCCAGGCAATAAGGTAAGCATGGCACAAAGCCTGGAGATCATCACCCAATGTTGCGGCAAATACCGCATTCCTGAACCTACGCGACTGGCGCATATGTTGGTAAATCAGGAGCGCCTGAAGGGAAGCAAGTAA